ACGGCAACCAATTCTCTTTCGATAACCCAATCCTGAATAGCCTGAACTTCTTTAATAGGCAAGTCACTTTTAATAACATATCTAAAGATTTCGCCCGTTGCCCCAGACGGCGGATCGATTTCAACATCGGCACCTTCTGGAAGATCCAATCCATTTAATCGGTTTGAGGCGTATTGCTGTGCGTAAAAATCTTCGACTCCATCATCAAATAAAACTGTTACAACCGATAATCCGAAAAGGGAAATAGAACGAACTTCTGCCTTTTTCGGGATCGTATTCATTTGTTTCGAAATAGGAAGTGTGATGAACTTCTCTACTTCTTCGGCACTTCGTCCAGGCCATTGTGTAATAATTCTGGCTCTTGTATTGGTTACGTCGGGAAATGCTTCTATGGGGGTATGAATGTAACTCACGATTCCCGCCACCAATAAAACGGCAGTCAGGAAAAACACAATGAGTGAGTTTTTCAAGGAGAAAGCCACCAGACCTTGTACAAATTTTTTCATGTCTTGTATTTTTTATCCGTTTTTAAGGATCTTAGTTTTTTAATCTTTCGTGAATCAACAATTGGTTTTTGGTAATCACCTTTTCGCCTTCGTTAACGCCTTTGTCAAAATAAAGCCAGCTGTTGTTTTTCAGTTTCGGATTTATTTCTCTGGTTTCAATTGTACAATCGTCTTTGTAGATTAAGATATAATCACGATTGTTGTCAAAAATGGCTGCTTTTGCAGGAACAGAAACCAATTCTTCGCCGCCAATGCTTTTATCAATTGTAATATCGGCTGTCATTCCTGGTTTTAATTTCAGGTTTCGGTTGTCCATTACAATTCGCGCCTTTAAAACGTGTTCTTCGGCATCAAAAATTTTCGACATCATATTGATTTTCCCTTTAAAGATTTCTCCCGGATAAGCTGGTGTTGTAACATCTACAGCCATATTTTCGCTGATGTTTTTTAGGTTACTGGTATAAACATTAACCAAAACCCAGATTTCTTTTAAATCAGAAATCGTAAATAAAGCATTGCTTTCGCTGGTAATCTGAGTTCCTGTACTGATGTTTTTGTCTACAATATAACCTTCAGTTGGTGCTTTGATTAGAAAAACAGATCGGTCATTACTCGCACTGAACATCGCAAGATTAGCTCTCACATTTTCTAAAGAAGATTTTAAAACGTCCAATTCGCTTTGCGCTTGAAGCAAATCTTTTTGAGAAGAAATTCCGTCTTCAAACATTGATTTTGTGGCTTGTAATTGACGCTGCGCCACCGTAATCTGCGACTGCAACGATCTGCTTTCAGACTGCATGCTGTTTAGTTCTGTACTTTTAATTTCTGCCAGAACCTGTCCTTTTTTTACATAATCGCCCAAAGAGAAAGATGTTTTCGTAATAATTCCTTCAACAAGGCTGTTAAACTGAACCACGTGATCTCCGTTATAAGTAATATTTCCCGTAAGATTAATCGATTCACTTACGGCACGTTTTTGTGCAGGTTCAATTGTGATTTTTTCTTTTAGATCTTTATCAATACAAAATTTTTCATCCTGTACTTTTTTAACTTCTTCTTTCTTGCCACATCCGTAAACGAGCATTAACCCAAGCATTGGGATTACAATAAGTTTCTTCATTATCTTTTTATATTTTGAGTAGGTGATGTGTTAATTGATTTCCTGCCCAGTGATGTAGCGCAGTTCTTCCAGATTTTTATTCAGGTCTTTTTTAGAATTCAGCAGTATCGATTTGTTGTCTAAATACGCATCAACAAAATCCAGATATTCTAACATGCTGGTATTTCTTTGCATGAAATTTTTACGATAGCTTTCTAAAAGTTTATCCAGATCGCCTTCAAAACTGGTATCGGCACTTTCATATAATTTTTTGGTGGTGATGAAATCCTGATACGCATTTAAAACCTCAGATTGTACGCTTAAAGTTTTTTCTTCCGTAAGCAGTTTTCCCTGATCGATGGCGATTTTAGCCGCTTTAATATTTCCCTGATTTCGATTAAAAAACGGAAGATCAAGTGAGAATCCAACACCAACAAAATCATTCATTAAACTCGCCCCGCGGTCGTAACTTACACCAAGTGTCACGTCTGGCGTACGCATGGCTCTTTCGTATTTGTATTTGTTGTCGTTGTATTCGTTTCCAAGTTTTAGGACTTTCATGTCAGGACGATTCTCAATTGCCGATTCCATAAGATTGGCCAGATTGATATCTTCGATATTTTTATTCACAGGAACAAAACCTTCATCTGTCAATTTGATAAAACTCGCTGCAGGAAGATTCATTAAAACTTTCAGTTCTTTTTGTAACGAATTGTTCTCTTTTTGCAGATCGTTGATTTCTTTTAAAAACTGAAGTTCCGTAGCTTTTAAACGAACATATTCGCCTTTGCCGACATTTCCTTGCGCAACCTGATTTTTATACGCTTTCAGTAAAGTCTGCATAGAAGAAAGTTGTTTTTGATACACTTCTTCCTGTGCCTGATTGTATTGCATTTCGGTTAGGTTTTCTCTGAATTCGATTTTTAAATTGCGTAAAAAAGTCTTGAAATATTCTTTTGCGATTTCGGCACTTACTTTTTCCATTGCAATCAGTTTTTTACGCTTTCCCGCAGTCTGAATCAGTTGCTCTAATTCGGCATTGACTTGCTGCGTTTTTCCGTAATTTCCCCATAATACGGGTAATTGTTGAGCCGTAGCATTGCTCCAAAGATTGATTTCGCCAATGGTTAAAGTGGGATTTGGCCATAATTTTGCCTGAATAACCTGTGCATCAGCAATGTCGATATTCAGTTTTTCGGAAATAAGAGAAATGTTCTTTTCCAGAAATATAGCTTCGGCCTGATTTCTAGAAAGAACAATCGTATCGCTGATGACGCCAATTTGTGCCATACTTTTGAGCGATACAATTAAAAACAAGGTTAAAAATATACGTTTCAAATTGAGTAGATTTAATAAGTTGCAAAGCTATTTGCTGCATATTAAGCCCTAATTTGATGTCTGTTAGAAACCAGTAAGAGTTGGATTAGAAAACGATTAGAGTTTCGGGAAAACCAGTGTTACCGTGGTTCCAACGCCTTTTTTTGAAGTTATGGTAAACTCAATATTATTTTGTTTGAAGATCACATTGGCCAAAGTGAGACCGATTCCGCTTCCTTTTATATCGTTTACATTTTTGCCTCTGTAAAAGGTTTGTTTGATAAATTGAAGATCGTCTTCGCTGATGCCTTTTCCCTGATCTTCAATGACAATTTTTAATTGCTGATTTTGTTCTAATAAACTGATTTTTATCGGATTTCCATCTGAATATTTAACGGCATTTTCGATAATATTAAATAAAGCGATTTTGATTTCGTTTGAATTTCCTTGTATCGAAAGCAGTTTATCATTGCCAACTTCTAAGGCAATTTGTATTTGTCCTTTTAAATGATAACTCGCAGACAATTGGTCGTTGATGTCCCAAACCAACTCGTCGACCCTGAAAATTTCGTTGAGTTCCATATTCTCGCGAAGTCCCGAAAGCATCATTAAAGTATTCATCGTGTCTTCGATTTGATAGACGTTTTCTAATACTTTCTGAGACATTTCTTTGTATTCGGCGCTGGTTCTGTCTTTTTGGGCAAAGACTTCAAGATTTCCGGAAATGGCGGTTAAAGGCGTTTTAAACTCATGCGAAACATAATTGATGAAGTTTTTCTGAATGATAAAAGTATCCGAAAGACGTTTCAGCAGATTATTATAAGTTTCGATCAATTCCTGAATATCGTCTTTGGTATTCGGAGAAACAATTTGTTTGTCTAACGACGAAGCCTGAATTTCATTTACCTGATTGATAATATTTTTGATCGGACTATAAGCCAGATTA
This portion of the Flavobacterium gelatinilyticum genome encodes:
- a CDS encoding efflux RND transporter periplasmic adaptor subunit — encoded protein: MKKLIVIPMLGLMLVYGCGKKEEVKKVQDEKFCIDKDLKEKITIEPAQKRAVSESINLTGNITYNGDHVVQFNSLVEGIITKTSFSLGDYVKKGQVLAEIKSTELNSMQSESRSLQSQITVAQRQLQATKSMFEDGISSQKDLLQAQSELDVLKSSLENVRANLAMFSASNDRSVFLIKAPTEGYIVDKNISTGTQITSESNALFTISDLKEIWVLVNVYTSNLKNISENMAVDVTTPAYPGEIFKGKINMMSKIFDAEEHVLKARIVMDNRNLKLKPGMTADITIDKSIGGEELVSVPAKAAIFDNNRDYILIYKDDCTIETREINPKLKNNSWLYFDKGVNEGEKVITKNQLLIHERLKN
- a CDS encoding TolC family protein → MAQIGVISDTIVLSRNQAEAIFLEKNISLISEKLNIDIADAQVIQAKLWPNPTLTIGEINLWSNATAQQLPVLWGNYGKTQQVNAELEQLIQTAGKRKKLIAMEKVSAEIAKEYFKTFLRNLKIEFRENLTEMQYNQAQEEVYQKQLSSMQTLLKAYKNQVAQGNVGKGEYVRLKATELQFLKEINDLQKENNSLQKELKVLMNLPAASFIKLTDEGFVPVNKNIEDINLANLMESAIENRPDMKVLKLGNEYNDNKYKYERAMRTPDVTLGVSYDRGASLMNDFVGVGFSLDLPFFNRNQGNIKAAKIAIDQGKLLTEEKTLSVQSEVLNAYQDFITTKKLYESADTSFEGDLDKLLESYRKNFMQRNTSMLEYLDFVDAYLDNKSILLNSKKDLNKNLEELRYITGQEIN
- a CDS encoding sensor histidine kinase, encoding MKIRNRFTLISSLTFSVVFVIASLITYFSFYSYSEKIVYNELQKTCLLTGIFYLEKDELPENQHLIIGQQFRENSLEIATRVYNEKNQIVYGDKTSDHNINASKLDYIRKNRKLSFKSKHHFYFGSYYHDNQGDFVVFVKKNDTDFKTMTDRLLIIMILVLISGLVSIYLVSRVLSNLAYSPIKNIINQVNEIQASSLDKQIVSPNTKDDIQELIETYNNLLKRLSDTFIIQKNFINYVSHEFKTPLTAISGNLEVFAQKDRTSAEYKEMSQKVLENVYQIEDTMNTLMMLSGLRENMELNEIFRVDELVWDINDQLSASYHLKGQIQIALEVGNDKLLSIQGNSNEIKIALFNIIENAVKYSDGNPIKISLLEQNQQLKIVIEDQGKGISEDDLQFIKQTFYRGKNVNDIKGSGIGLTLANVIFKQNNIEFTITSKKGVGTTVTLVFPKL